The DNA sequence ACAGGCATTTTTCCAGCGTTGGTGGGATGAACAGAGTGAGGTTGTTAAAAGCACAGTCAAGAAACTAGTCAACTCTGGTCAACTAGAGCTCATGTATGTACTTACTAAACAGAATAAGATAATCAAATGtatttatgttttgtttttGTGATTTAATGAGTGGGTTTTggcatttttcttcttcttcttcttggggGTGTGTAGAAATGGGGGTATGTGCATGCACGATGAGGCTGCAACTCATTACATTGATATGATTGATCAGACTACTCTTGGCCATCGCTTTATAAAGGCTGAGTTTAATGTCACTCCTAGAATTGGTTGGCAGATTGATCCATTTGGTCATTCTGCCGTACAAGCCTACCTGTTAGGAGCTGAGGTATGGTTGTTATGGTTGTGAGGAAAGGGTCTCTATAAACCAATCTTTTAACCCCTTTtgccttctttttttctttcttaggtTGGATTTGACTCTTTTTTCTTTGGGAGAATTGACTACCAAGATAGAGCTAAGCGAAAAAATGACAAGACCCTTGAGGTTGTCTGGCGAGGATCTAAGAGTCTTGGCTCATCTTCACAGGTTATTTTCACATAAAGCTCTTTCAACTTATTTTCTAATTGGAAGACTCTTATGTCCTAATGCTGTTTTTTGTAGATCTTTGCTGGGGCTTTTCCTGAGAATTATGAACCTCCCAGCAGATTTTACTACGAAGTTAATAGTGGTACGGATGATCCTATTGTGCAAGTAAGTTATGGTCAATTATTGTTGTAGTTTGTTCAACATTACACAGTTTGTTTTTTTTGGgggtatatatgtatatattttactttattgtTTCACTTGAAGGATAATCCAAATTTGTTTGACTACAATGTGATGGAGCGTGTGAATCAATTTGTGGCTGCTGCTATATCACAAGTAATCTTTACTTCATTATTCATACTGTCTAGAAATTTTTGATCAACTTCTTTACACAAATAGCAATTGGTAGAATACTGTTGAATCTCAGAAAAGAGACagccttcttcttcttttcctttttcaGGCTAACATTACTCGTACAAATCATGTCATGTGGACAATGGGGACAGATTTCCAGTACCAATATGCAAGAACATGGTTTCGGCAGATGGACAagtttattcattatgttaacCAAGTTAGTTTGTATTTAAAACTCATTCCAatacatgtatattttttagtgGTTTTCTAGTTTTATGTTCTTGTATTTTCATGCTTGTAGGATGGGCGTGTAAATGCCCTGTACTCAACCCCATCAATATACACTGATGCAAAACATGCAGCAGATGAGTACTGGCCATTAAAGAGCGAAGACTACTTCCCGTAAGTCAATATGATCGAAAGTCAAAATCTTCTTCTTGTCTGTGTTGCACTGACCACTTTCCTGTCAATAACTCAGCTATGCAGACAAACAAAATGCATATTGGACTGGTTATTTTACTAGCAGACCAGCCCTTAAAGGCTATGTTAGAGTGACAAGCGCCTACTATTTGGTACACTTTTGATGTatcttttttaagtaattacCAATTACCATGGGATTTCAAATTTGTGATGCTCTTTGTTGTTGTAATATCCATTAACAGGCAGCAAGGCAGCTAGAGTTTTTTAGGGGAAAGAGTAAAGCTGGGCCGAACACAGACTATCTTGCTGATGCTTTAGCAATTGCTCAACATCATGATGCAGTTAGTGGTACATCGAAACAACATGTTGCAGATGATTATGCAAAAAGAATAGCAATTGGTTACTCTGAGGTAAGATTCATGTCACTCATTCCCCatattagtttgtaattttgaatctttttttatttgattttttgtttCAGGCTGAGAAGGTTGTTGCAGCATCGCTTTCACAGTTAACAAATTCGGCATCAAAAACTGGTTACAACCACTCTTCTATAAAGTATCAACAGGAAAGTTTAACTTACTCCCTGTCTTAATGTTCTTCTCTTTTCAAGAACTTATTAACCATGACCCTGTTCAGTTTTCCTAGTACAGCTGGTACTACATTATCATTTGTGTATTGTAGCTTAAGTTAATGATTTGAAGGTGAACTTTAAATTAGATGCTCCTCATCACCCCCATTAACTTTGGATTctgttaattaatttataagttATTATTCATTCACACCATCTGTAGTCTTCATTATACTGATTGAGATATGTTTAATCTGTATATATTTATCTCTAATGTATTATGGTTATCTTCCTTGGTGTACAAGTAATTGTTTCTTGTGCTTATTAAGATTATTCAGCATACTAATTCCATGTATTTATTGTCTTTCCTTTCCTTCTTTTTGTTCAGTGTCCACTTTTGAACATCAGCTATTGTCCCCCATCAGAGGTTGATCTGTCAAAGGGAAAAAATCTGGTGAGAATAGTAATGTGGTAATAAATAGCAAGTAAGGTGTCAGGTCTTGAGAAGTTTGAGTATTCTTAAATCATTTTCTTTTGTTTCTCCTTCTGTAGGTTATTGTAGTTTATAACCCCTTGGGATGGAAAAGAGAGGATGTTGTTAAGATTCCAGTAAGTAATGCACCTTTCTCTTGTTTCATTTTCTGGTGAAAGAAGAAGAATCCATTAAAAAAATGTCATTTCAGTACTTTATTTCTGGTTGTAACCTGAAATCAGCAATATACATTTTCTGAAATCAGCAATTATTCTAAgatagtattaatttttatatatatattttttgtaaaaagttTAGTGAGAAAAACTCTACCCTGAATACTTGCTTGGTTTACTTCTGCCATGATCTAACCTTATCAACCTTACTACAGATTGTGGATGAGAATGTGGTGGTTAAGGATTTTAGAGGAAAGGAAATTGAATCACAGTTCATACCTCTGTCTCATGTTTCTGTGGCCATAAGAAAATACCATGCAAAGGCCTATTTGGGAAAACTTCCAAAAGTGACACCTCGCTATTGGCTCGCATTTTCTGCCATTGTACCACCTCTTGGATTCAGTACTTACACTGTCTCAAGTGCCAAAGGGGCAGCAGGTATTGGCCACTTGTATTGTATCTATAATACATTAATACTCATAGAACTTATAATAGTTAGATTAGAGTCTCCATATGCATATGATCAAGACTTTTTTGCTCCATATTCGCAGCTGGTGGTGGTTCTGAGAAAGAATCAGTGAATGTGTCAGCTAGAAATGAAGATCATAAAATTCAAGTGGGATCAGGAAACTTAAAACTTTTTTATTCTAAAAAGAGTGGACAACTTACAAAATACATTAACAAAAGAAGCATGGTATACTGTTATGATTGATTGTTCTAATAAAACCTggttttcttttcttaattatGCTACATCATTAAAGTACTACTTGGCTTAATTTTCTTGTGCTATTCAAGGTGGATGAGTCAGTAGAACAATCCTTTGGCTATTACTCTGGAGATGATGGAAGTGTAGATATGCAGGCCTCAGGAGCATACATATTTCGTCCTAATCTCACTTATCCTATTAGATATGAAAAGAAGGTAGGTAATGATATGCTTTTAAAGCACTTTGAATAAATGACTTACTTGTAATCAATAGAATATCTAGAGTGTATGATTGGAAATTTCAGGTTCCTCTTACTGTTTTCCGGGGACCAATATTGGATGAAGTACATCAGAGAATCAATTCATGGATATATCAGGTGCTTATTCCTATCTCTTCTCTTGATTGATTGGATGTCTCAAATATTTCATGCCATGgagttttttcttttcattaataTTTTGCACTGACTGAGCAGATCACTAGAGTGTTCAAGAGAAAAGAACATGTCGAATTTGAGTTTTCTGTAAGTTATACTATGAACTGTAAATTTTGGAAATTAGTTGTTTCATTTGAATGTGTGACAATTTTGATCTCATGCTTATGTTAACAATATTTTCATTTCAGATTGGACCAATACCAATCAATGATGGAATTGGAAAAGAGATAGTAACAAAAATCTCCAGCAGTTTGAAAAGCAACAAAAAATTCTATACAGATTCTAATGGGCGTGATTTTATCGAGAGGGTATGCTGTCATCAGTTAGCTTGTATAGTTGATAATGCATTGATTTCATGTTCAATTTCTTCAAGGTTCTTCAAAGAGGCAAAGCAGATATGTTAACATAAATTTTCTGTAATAAACTGTTTCATTGCAGATTCGAGATTATAGGAAAGACTGGAACCTGGAAGTAAATCAACCTGTTGCAGGAAACTATTACCCAGTATGTTCATCTGATAATTAAGTCAATCAACTCGTCTCTATTTTTCTTTACTTGGATATTGT is a window from the Cannabis sativa cultivar Pink pepper isolate KNU-18-1 chromosome 1, ASM2916894v1, whole genome shotgun sequence genome containing:
- the LOC115705668 gene encoding probable alpha-mannosidase At5g13980 isoform X1, with product MAIRAWLLLFMAVALFSWTGHSKFIAYNTTSTIVNGKINVHLVPHTHDDVGWLKTIDQYYVGSNNSIQDACVQNVLDSLVPALLADKNRKFIYVEQAFFQRWWDEQSEVVKSTVKKLVNSGQLELINGGMCMHDEAATHYIDMIDQTTLGHRFIKAEFNVTPRIGWQIDPFGHSAVQAYLLGAEVGFDSFFFGRIDYQDRAKRKNDKTLEVVWRGSKSLGSSSQIFAGAFPENYEPPSRFYYEVNSGTDDPIVQDNPNLFDYNVMERVNQFVAAAISQANITRTNHVMWTMGTDFQYQYARTWFRQMDKFIHYVNQDGRVNALYSTPSIYTDAKHAADEYWPLKSEDYFPYADKQNAYWTGYFTSRPALKGYVRVTSAYYLAARQLEFFRGKSKAGPNTDYLADALAIAQHHDAVSGTSKQHVADDYAKRIAIGYSEAEKVVAASLSQLTNSASKTGYNHSSIKYQQCPLLNISYCPPSEVDLSKGKNLVIVVYNPLGWKREDVVKIPIVDENVVVKDFRGKEIESQFIPLSHVSVAIRKYHAKAYLGKLPKVTPRYWLAFSAIVPPLGFSTYTVSSAKGAAAGGGSEKESVNVSARNEDHKIQVGSGNLKLFYSKKSGQLTKYINKRSMVDESVEQSFGYYSGDDGSVDMQASGAYIFRPNLTYPIRYEKKVPLTVFRGPILDEVHQRINSWIYQITRVFKRKEHVEFEFSIGPIPINDGIGKEIVTKISSSLKSNKKFYTDSNGRDFIERIRDYRKDWNLEVNQPVAGNYYPINLGIYTKDKSSELSLLVDRAVGGSSIVDGQLELMLHRRLLEDDDRGVAEALNETVCIADNCQGLTIVGKYYLRVDPLGEGAKWRRSYGQELYSPFLLAFTEQDEHNWNSHVPTFYGMSPSYALPDNVAILTLQELEGGKVLLRLAHLYEVGEDKDLSIMASVELKKVFNNKKINSIEETSLSANQKRSEMEKKRLVWKVKGSSKEPKVLRGRPIDQKNLVVELFPMEIRTFIINFYS